AATATATGAAAGATATTGAGAAATCTATCCGGGATGCTCACGGGTTCCTATTTACCGGACATGATATCGTTTTTAAAGGTATATGCAGGGACTGCAGTAATAAGCTATTATGATGCAGGCGACCAGGTATAACATTATTTCGTGCTTATACGGGAGCATAGAAACACCCCGTAAATTATATAAAAAAGGAGAATAGTTTATGAGAAGCATTACAACATTAGAATTGCAGTATGCACACAGGTTCTATGGATTTAAAGGAGAAGCACAGTATTTGCACGGCCACACAGGTACCCTGACAATTGAGGTAAAGGATTCTGTTAATATGGGTGTTAATATGGTCTTTCCATGTAATGAAATTAAGAAGACCGCATGGGGCGTCTTGAAGAATTTTGATCATGCACTGGTTCTTCGAGAGGATGATCCTCTGCTGCCTGCAATTCTTGATGTTTACGAAAAGCAGGGCATTAAGAACGGTGCACCGACCAATCAAATGAAAGGACCTGCTTTTAAGACAGAGCTTGCAATCGCATATCCAGAATGTCGTTTGGTGGTTACAAAGGAGACAATGACTGTTGAAGGAATGATCAAGATTGTTTATGACTTGCTGAAGGATAAGCTGAATATTGCAAAACTCACCTTCACCAGCGGTGATAATGCAGCTTCTGAAGAATTTGAAACCGAAAATCAGATTGACCGTTGTCCTCTGTGTGGTATTGCTTTAGATGAAAACGGCGTATGCCCCAAGTGCGGATACAAAAAATAATTGCATTCATAAAGTAGTCATGTAACAATTGCCTTTCAAAAACAGGAGAATTTTGGATAAACCAGAATTCTCCTGTTTATGTGCTTTTCTCCAAGTATCTCCTTGTAAAAAGGTAATAAAAAGTATTTGTTTTTTTTCTTTATCTGATGTGTATAATGATGTAGAAACATAGACAAGGCAGATTGAATTCAGGGAGGAGAATATGAAAATCAAGCTACACAAAAGGGACCGTATGTCAAAACTACTGTATGTTTTTATAACAATTATGATTTTCTGTGTAACATTACCGGTGCAGGTATTGGCCGCAGAGGAACCGGCTAATGAAACTATTTGTCCGGAGGAAGAAAGTATTACCGGAGAAATTACAGGCGCAGATGATGAAGTTGTTTTAGAAGAAACTATTTTGCCTAATGAAGCTGCTCAAACAGATATTAAGGATGCTGAAGTCCGCAGTAATACGGAGCCACAGAAAGTGATCGTAACTTTTAACCCCAATGATGGTGAAACTGAGGATTATAATAGTTTTTACAACGTTAACGTTCCGTCCGGTGGAAAGATTACCGAAAAGCCGGAAAATCCCACCCGGGAGGGTTATCAATTTGCGGGATGGGCTTATGTTTTTGAGGGAGATAATAAACCATTATTCTGGGATTTTGATGAAGATACGGTTGCGGATTACAACATAACCCTCTGGGCTGTATGGGAAAAAGTCTTTCTTGTGGCTTTTGACCCCAATGACGGTATAAATACAGATTATAATAGTTTTTATAAAGCTAACGTTCCGTCCGGCGGAAAGATTACCGAAAAGCCGGAAAATCCTACCCGGGAGGGTTATCAATTTGCAGGATGGGCTTATGCTTTCGAGGGAGATAATAAACCATTATTCTGGGATTTTGATGAAGATACGATTGCGGATTACAACATAACCCTCTGGGCTGTATGGGAAAAAGTCTTTCTTGTGGCTTTTGACCCCAATGACGGTATAAATACAGATTTTAATAGTTTTTATAAAGCTAACGTTCCGTCCGGCGGAAAGATTACCGAAAAGCCGGAAAATCCTACCCGGGAGGGTTATCAATTTGCAGGATGGGCTTATGCTTTCGAGGGAGATAATAAACCATTATTCTGGGATTTTGATGAAGATACGATTGCGGATTACAACATAACCCTCTGGGCTGTATGGGAAAAAGTCTTTTTTGTGGCTTTTGACCCCAATGACGGTATAAATACAGATTTTAATAGTTTTTATAAAGCTAACGTTCCGTCCGGCGGAAAGATTACCGAAAAGCCGGAAAATCCTACCCGGGAGGGTTATCAATTTGCAGGATGGGCTTATGCTTTCGAGGGAGATAATAAACCATTATTTTGGGATTTTGATAAAGATACGGTTGCGGATTACAACATAACCCTCTGGGCTGCATGGGAAAAAGAAGATAAAGGAACTGATGCTGATAAAGATGACAAGGACAATAAAGAAGATAAAGGAACTGATGCCGATAAAGATGACAAGGACAATAAAGATGTTAGTAAGCCAGGAAATAAAAAGCCTTCAGTAAAGGTTTACAAAAGTAGTTCTCCACAGGTCATCCGTAAGGTGAGTTACAACCCTAAGACGAGTGACAACAGCAATGCAGTTCTATGGACGGTGTCTGGTGCATCGGCACTGGGACTGGCTGTTCTTGCCGTATTGCGTAAAAGGAAAGGGTTGAATAAACATTAAAAACCGATATAAAATATATTGATAGTTATGCAAGGACAGTTCTTGTGGTAATTCGTTCCTTGTTCTCTTTGGCATAAAAGTACCTCCAAACTGTTGTGATTCTCTTACACCCGTTTGGAGGTTTACAGAATCTCTGGTGAAAGTGTCCGTTGTAAACTAACTTGTACTAAATTTCAGTTTTCTCATTATCATCTTCTAAAGCACTTGTAACATGAACCTGATTTTTTACGTAAACATCATGATGTATGAAGTTAAGGTATGTCAATTGTTGTGCGACTTCATTATAAATCGGTGCTTTTCCTGTTGGGTCCTTTATTGTCAATCTCATACCGTAGTCCTGACTTAGTTGGTATCCTTTCTTAAGAGCATCTTTTTCTATAAAATCTCGATACAATCCTTCAATTTTTAAATACCACTTACGAGAAGAGTGCATACACTTGTCACGATTAGCTGGTGTCATATCATTTAGGTCAAATGATAATTTTAAACGTAGCTTCTGCCACTGCATTGTCATAGGGACATCCTTTCATACTCAGAGAACGGCGGATATGAAAGGCTTCAAGCGTTTCA
The window above is part of the Novisyntrophococcus fermenticellae genome. Proteins encoded here:
- a CDS encoding 6-carboxytetrahydropterin synthase, encoding MRSITTLELQYAHRFYGFKGEAQYLHGHTGTLTIEVKDSVNMGVNMVFPCNEIKKTAWGVLKNFDHALVLREDDPLLPAILDVYEKQGIKNGAPTNQMKGPAFKTELAIAYPECRLVVTKETMTVEGMIKIVYDLLKDKLNIAKLTFTSGDNAASEEFETENQIDRCPLCGIALDENGVCPKCGYKK
- a CDS encoding InlB B-repeat-containing protein, encoding MKIKLHKRDRMSKLLYVFITIMIFCVTLPVQVLAAEEPANETICPEEESITGEITGADDEVVLEETILPNEAAQTDIKDAEVRSNTEPQKVIVTFNPNDGETEDYNSFYNVNVPSGGKITEKPENPTREGYQFAGWAYVFEGDNKPLFWDFDEDTVADYNITLWAVWEKVFLVAFDPNDGINTDYNSFYKANVPSGGKITEKPENPTREGYQFAGWAYAFEGDNKPLFWDFDEDTIADYNITLWAVWEKVFLVAFDPNDGINTDFNSFYKANVPSGGKITEKPENPTREGYQFAGWAYAFEGDNKPLFWDFDEDTIADYNITLWAVWEKVFFVAFDPNDGINTDFNSFYKANVPSGGKITEKPENPTREGYQFAGWAYAFEGDNKPLFWDFDKDTVADYNITLWAAWEKEDKGTDADKDDKDNKEDKGTDADKDDKDNKDVSKPGNKKPSVKVYKSSSPQVIRKVSYNPKTSDNSNAVLWTVSGASALGLAVLAVLRKRKGLNKH